Within Halobacterium jilantaiense, the genomic segment TCAGAACCAGTAGAACGACTCCGAGTACGATTGCGGGTCTGCGCATGTGTGGTAGAGGCCAGTAGCGCAATAAATATTTGGCTAAACCAAATAGGATTGACCAACAATGAGCGTCTACACCAGGGCGACGGTCTGGACCGTGGCGTCGGCCGGGCTGCTCGTCGCCGTCGCCCTGGTGAGCGCCACCATCGGTCACGCCTCCATCTCGCTGCCGGAGGTCGCGCTCGCCGCTCTCGACGTGTTCGCCGTTCCCTCCTCGGTCTCGGTCGCGTTCCGCGACCACGCCGTCCCCGCGCTCGGCGGCGTCCCCTGGCCCGCGTTCGATGTCGGCTACACGTCGCCGCTGCACTTCGCCGTCCCCGACACCAAGCAGTACATCGTCGGGCAACTCCGCCTCCCCCGCATCGTGCTCGGCGCGACCGTCGGTGCCTCGCTCGCCATCTCGGGGGCCGTCATGCAGGGGTTCTTCCGGAATCCGATGGCAGACCCCTCCATCGTCGGCGTCTCCTCGGGTGCCGCCGTCGGCGCTGTCGCCGCCATCACGGCCCCCACGGTCGTCACCATCGGCATCCAGCCCGCCGCCTTCGTCGGCGCGCTCGTCGCCGCGTTCACCGTCTACCTCGTCGCCACCGAGAACGGCCGCACGCCCGTCGCCACGCTGCTGCTCGCGGGCGTCGCCGTCCAGACGCTGCTCGGCGCGTTCACCTCCTTTCTCATCGTGAACTCCGGCCGGGAGATTCGGGAGGCGATGTACTGGATGATGGGGAACCTCCACGGCAGCCGCTGGCACGAGGCCGAGGCCGCGCTCCCGGTCGTCGTCCTCGGCAGCCTCGCCCTGCTCGCGTACGCCCGTGACATGAACGTCCTGCTGGCCGGCGAGGAGGACGCCCACACGCTCGGCGTCGAGGTCGAACGCACCAAGCGCCTCCTCCTGGCGGTCGCCAGCGTCGTCACCGCCGCGGCCGTCTCGTTCGCGGGCGCAATCGGCTTCGTCGGGCTCATCGTCCCGCACGGCGTCCGCCTCGTCGTCGGCCCCGACCACCGCGTCCTGCTGCCCGTCAGCGCCTTCGTCGGCGGCGCGTTCCTCGTCGCCGCCGACACCATCGCCCGGTCGGGCGCGGGGAACCTCCCGGTCGGCATCGTCACCGCGTTCGTCGGCGCGCCCTTCTTCCTCTACCTGCTCCGCGACCGGGAGGTGCACGCGCTGTGACCCTCGACGTCTCCGGCGTCGACGTGTCTCTCGCCGGCACCCGGATTCTGGACGACGTGAGCACGACCGTTCCGGACGGCCGGCTCGTCGGCGTCGTCGGCCCGAACGGCGCGGGCAAGTCGACGCTGCTGCGCGCGATGAACGGCGTCGTCGACCCCGACGCCGGCACGGTGCTGGTCGACGGCGAGGCTGTCCACGACCTCTCCTCGAAGGCCGCCAGCCGCCGCATCGCGACCGTTCCGCAGGACACGCACGTCTCCTTCGACTTCACCGTCCGGCAGACCGTCGAGATGGGGCGACACCCCCACCAGCCCCGGTTCGGGAGCGACAGCGACCCGGACGCGGTCGACCGCGCGATGGAGCGCGCAGAAGTCGCGCAGTTCGCCGACCGGGACGTGACCTCGCTGTCCGGCGGCGAGAAACAGCGCGTCCTGCTGGCTCGCGCGCTCGCTCAGGACGCCCCGATCCTGCTGCTGGACGAGCCGACGGCGAGCCTGGACGTGAACCACCAGGTGCGCACGCTCGAACTCGTCCGGGGGCTCGCCGACAGCGACGACCGGGCCGTCGTCGCCGCCATCCACGACCTCGACCTCGCCGCACGGTACTGCGACGAACTCGTGCTGGTCGCCGACGGCGAAGTACTGGACAGCGGCCTGCCCCGGGACGTACTCACACCCGAGGCAATCCGGTCGGCCTTCGACGCCCGGGTGGCCGTCGGCACCGACCCGGCGACCGGGTCCCCGACTGTGACACCGCTGCCGGACGCCGACGCCGACCTCGACGCTCGCGTCCACGTCCTCGGCGGCGGCGACACCGCGACCCCGCTCGTCCGGGAACTGGTCGACGCCGGCGCGGCCGTCTCCGTCGGGCCGGTCGTGGCTGGCGACACCGACCACGAGACCGCCGAGCGATTCGGCCTCGACTGCGTCACCGTCGACCCGTTCGGGCCGCCGGGTGACGAAGCGGACGCCCGGGCCCGCGAGCACGTCGCGGCCGCGGACGCCGTCGTCGTGGCCGCCGACGCCGCCGACTGGGGCGCGAACGCGAGTCTCCGGAGCGCGGCCGAACGCGCCGTCGTCGTCGGTGAGACGGCCCTCGGCGACGCGGGCACCGCCAGCACTCGGGTCGCGACGGGCGACGTGGCGGACGCGGTCGCCGCGCTCGACGACGCCGGGGGGCGACCCGCAGTCGCGGACGGCGGCAGCGACTGAGCTAGCCAGTCGCCCTATGTGGCTCGCGCCCGGAGTGTGTCGCATGGACCGCGCGGCCGTCGCTGTCGTCGCCCTGCTCGTCGCGTCGCTCGCCGCCCCCGTCGCCGGCCAGCCAGCCCCCGCAGCCGACGACCACTCGACTGCCGTCGAGGCCGACACCGAACTCGTCCGCCAGTCCGCGACCGACGCGCTGTCGGCCGCCGACGCGGACTCGGACGGACAGACGGCAACCATCCAGAAGCGCGTCGAACTGTTCCTCACGCCCGAGGAGCCCGGCCGCATCGACGTCGTCGTGGCGTACACGCTCCCGGACGCCGTCTCGTCGCTGTCGGTCCGGGTGCCCGACCGCACCGTCGGTGTCGAGACCAGCGACTTCGAGCAGACCAGCGACGACTACGAGTGGGACGGCGAGGACGACGCCGCACAGCTCCGCGTCACTGTCGACGCGAACCGCAGCGCGAGCGGGTCGCGGTCGGGCGCGCTCGCCCAGGAGGGCGAGTACTCGTTCCTGGACGCTGGCGACTGGGCGGTCGTCACCGTGCCGACGTTCCGCACCGGCTGGGGCTGGTCGGGCCCCGAGGGCCTGACCGTCGACATCTCGGAGACGACGAGTGTCGCCGGCGAGGGGTCGACCGGCGGCGAACTGGCGCTGCTCGGCGACGTGACCGAGTACACGCGGACCGCCAGCGGCCAGACGTTCACCCTCGCCGTCCCGGCGCGCGCCGACATGGCAGAGGGCGTGGACGACGTGCTCGACGCGCTCGCGGCCGCCTCACAGCGCATGCAGGTCGGGGACCGCGACGACCGAGTCTGGATTGGGGTCGCGCCGACCGACGCCGAGTGGGGCGTCCGCGGCGTCGAGTACGGCGGCAACGACGCCTGGGTGCTCGCCGACGCCCGGCTGGACGAACCGTCGAACGTCTGGCTCCACGAGTACGTCCACACCCGGCAGGGCTACACCACGGCCGAGTCCGGGCGGTGGACGATGGAGGCGGCCGCCGAGTACTACGCCGCCGCGCTCTCTCTGGACCTCGACTACGTCGACTTCTCGCAGTACCGCGAGTACCTCGGGTACGGCGGCCGGGACCCCTGGCGCGAGGCCGTCCTCGCCTCGCCGTCGACGTGGTCGTCGGGCGCGAACTACCTGAAAGGCAGCCTCGTCTGGGGCGACCTCGACCGTCGGGTGCGGCTGGCGACCGACCACCGGGCGGCGATGCGGGACGTCCTCTGGGCGCTGAACCGGCAGGACGGCGACGTCTCTAACGGGGACGTGGTGGACGCCGTGCGGAACGCGTCGACGCCGGCCGTCGCGAGCGCGGCCGAACGGTTCACGACCACGGACGCCACGCCCGAGATGTGGTCGCGGGGCGAGTACTCGGCGGCGTTCTCCGTGGAGCCGCCGCGGCTGACCGTCGCCGACACCGAGTACAGCGTCGCCGGGCCGTTCCGGAACGAGACGTTCCAGACGGTGCCGACGCTGTACGTCGGGGAGACACTGACTGTCACCGCGACGGTGACCAACGCCGGCGGCACCCGGGGCGAGTACGAGGCGCGACTCGACGACGGTAACCGGACCGTGGCCGTCGACTCGGGCTCGCTGGCGGGCGAC encodes:
- the btuC gene encoding vitamin B12 ABC transporter permease BtuC, translated to MSVYTRATVWTVASAGLLVAVALVSATIGHASISLPEVALAALDVFAVPSSVSVAFRDHAVPALGGVPWPAFDVGYTSPLHFAVPDTKQYIVGQLRLPRIVLGATVGASLAISGAVMQGFFRNPMADPSIVGVSSGAAVGAVAAITAPTVVTIGIQPAAFVGALVAAFTVYLVATENGRTPVATLLLAGVAVQTLLGAFTSFLIVNSGREIREAMYWMMGNLHGSRWHEAEAALPVVVLGSLALLAYARDMNVLLAGEEDAHTLGVEVERTKRLLLAVASVVTAAAVSFAGAIGFVGLIVPHGVRLVVGPDHRVLLPVSAFVGGAFLVAADTIARSGAGNLPVGIVTAFVGAPFFLYLLRDREVHAL
- a CDS encoding heme ABC transporter ATP-binding protein, producing MTLDVSGVDVSLAGTRILDDVSTTVPDGRLVGVVGPNGAGKSTLLRAMNGVVDPDAGTVLVDGEAVHDLSSKAASRRIATVPQDTHVSFDFTVRQTVEMGRHPHQPRFGSDSDPDAVDRAMERAEVAQFADRDVTSLSGGEKQRVLLARALAQDAPILLLDEPTASLDVNHQVRTLELVRGLADSDDRAVVAAIHDLDLAARYCDELVLVADGEVLDSGLPRDVLTPEAIRSAFDARVAVGTDPATGSPTVTPLPDADADLDARVHVLGGGDTATPLVRELVDAGAAVSVGPVVAGDTDHETAERFGLDCVTVDPFGPPGDEADARAREHVAAADAVVVAADAADWGANASLRSAAERAVVVGETALGDAGTASTRVATGDVADAVAALDDAGGRPAVADGGSD